The following are encoded in a window of Nibricoccus aquaticus genomic DNA:
- the rpmG gene encoding 50S ribosomal protein L33 — translation MQEVVTLECTEAKKEGKPVSRYLTKRNKKTVTERIEKKKYNPFLKRHTLHKEIK, via the coding sequence ATGCAAGAAGTCGTCACCCTGGAATGCACCGAAGCCAAGAAAGAGGGTAAGCCTGTTTCGCGCTACCTCACCAAGCGCAACAAGAAGACCGTCACGGAGCGCATCGAGAAGAAGAAGTACAATCCCTTCCTCAAGCGCCACACGCTGCACAAAGAGATCAAGTAA
- a CDS encoding Mrp/NBP35 family ATP-binding protein, whose amino-acid sequence MTPDSIKEILKQVKYPGFSRDIVSFGLVRSAAFADGVAKVSLALNTADPKIPLHLKNEVDKCLRAQPGINATLIDVAVTAPKPATPAAGGGNLAGGKPAGITNSVAIASGKGGVGKSTFSVNLACALAQLLTAQGRPGRVGLMDCDIYGPSVPLMIGINGRPTVEGDSIIPLENHGVKVMSMGFLVDDNTPVVWRGPMIMKTIQQFVQNVKWGELDVLLVDLPPGTGDAQLSLVQTLPLDGAVLVTTPQLAATQIARKGGLMFQKVNVPILGVAENMSYFVDPAGNRHALFGEGGGAKTADTLGTSLLGQVPLIPEIRAGGDTGIPIVVSQPDSPAARTFRDIGETLLARLRKPAPVTNG is encoded by the coding sequence GTGACTCCCGACTCGATCAAAGAGATTCTCAAGCAAGTGAAGTATCCCGGCTTCAGCCGTGACATCGTGTCGTTCGGACTCGTCCGCTCAGCCGCCTTCGCGGACGGCGTCGCCAAAGTCTCGCTCGCGCTCAATACCGCCGATCCGAAGATCCCGCTTCATCTCAAAAACGAAGTCGACAAATGCCTGCGCGCCCAGCCCGGCATCAACGCGACCTTGATCGACGTCGCCGTCACCGCACCGAAGCCCGCCACACCCGCCGCAGGTGGCGGCAATCTCGCCGGAGGCAAACCCGCCGGCATCACCAACTCCGTCGCCATCGCCTCCGGCAAAGGCGGCGTCGGCAAATCCACCTTCTCCGTCAACCTCGCCTGCGCCCTCGCTCAACTTCTCACCGCGCAAGGCCGCCCCGGTCGTGTTGGCCTGATGGATTGCGACATCTACGGTCCGTCCGTGCCACTGATGATCGGCATCAATGGCCGCCCCACAGTCGAGGGCGACTCCATCATACCACTCGAAAACCACGGCGTGAAAGTCATGAGCATGGGCTTCCTCGTGGACGACAACACCCCCGTCGTCTGGCGCGGCCCGATGATCATGAAGACCATCCAGCAATTCGTCCAAAACGTGAAGTGGGGCGAACTCGATGTCCTCCTCGTCGATCTCCCGCCCGGCACCGGCGACGCTCAACTTTCGCTCGTTCAAACGCTCCCGCTCGACGGCGCCGTGCTTGTCACCACGCCACAACTTGCCGCCACCCAGATCGCGCGCAAAGGCGGACTCATGTTCCAAAAGGTCAACGTCCCCATCCTCGGCGTCGCGGAAAACATGAGCTACTTCGTCGATCCCGCCGGCAATCGCCACGCGCTCTTCGGCGAAGGCGGCGGAGCGAAGACCGCCGATACTCTCGGCACATCCCTGCTCGGCCAGGTGCCGCTCATCCCCGAGATCCGCGCGGGCGGCGACACCGGCATCCCGATCGTCGTCAGCCAGCCAGACAGCCCTGCCGCCCGGACATTCCGCGATATCGGCGAAACGTTGCTCGCCCGCCTCCGCAAACCTGCGCCAGTCACGAACGGCTGA
- a CDS encoding acyltransferase family protein — protein MTRATSLFLDVLRLAAALVVFFAHTTNYWNPAMMGPMQVWAHDAVIVFFVLSGYVIAHTTRDGARDARQYTVARLSRLYSVVAPALVLTCFLWLAGRGLEAEFYAGYERAYPWVRFAASSVFLNEVWMLELSPPTNTPFWSLGYEAWYYLFFGVALYVKSKRARWGWLIVGALLAGPNVLMLLPVWLVGVAAYNWRDRGSLLRGWAMSGLVGAVAATWAVLRYLPDWPGTAGEHPWYFAGAAVSDLIGGLGWAAIIWFFNRAFVGVNVITVVYRPVRWLAGHTFSLYLYHAPLVILASAMFPPFTVKGAEWVPIMVILIVVYIMGAVTESQRHRWEALFGWIWDRLIKRGSSISQPVDQPLTG, from the coding sequence ATGACACGCGCGACTTCGCTCTTTCTGGATGTGCTGAGGTTGGCGGCGGCGCTGGTGGTTTTTTTCGCGCACACGACGAACTATTGGAATCCCGCGATGATGGGGCCGATGCAGGTGTGGGCGCATGATGCGGTGATCGTTTTTTTTGTGCTGTCGGGGTATGTGATCGCGCACACGACGCGCGATGGGGCAAGGGACGCGCGGCAGTACACGGTGGCTCGGTTGTCTAGGCTCTACTCGGTGGTGGCTCCGGCGTTGGTGCTGACTTGTTTCCTTTGGCTCGCGGGGCGCGGGTTGGAAGCGGAGTTTTATGCGGGTTACGAGCGGGCTTATCCTTGGGTGCGATTCGCCGCCTCGTCGGTGTTTTTGAATGAAGTCTGGATGCTGGAGCTTTCGCCGCCGACGAACACGCCGTTTTGGTCGCTCGGTTACGAGGCGTGGTACTACTTGTTTTTCGGGGTGGCGCTGTACGTGAAATCGAAGCGGGCGAGGTGGGGATGGCTGATTGTCGGCGCGTTGCTAGCTGGGCCCAATGTGTTGATGTTGCTGCCGGTGTGGCTGGTGGGAGTTGCGGCTTACAACTGGAGGGATCGAGGATCACTTTTGCGCGGTTGGGCGATGTCGGGCCTAGTCGGGGCGGTGGCTGCGACGTGGGCGGTGCTGCGGTATTTGCCGGACTGGCCGGGGACGGCCGGTGAGCATCCGTGGTATTTCGCGGGTGCGGCGGTGAGCGATTTGATCGGCGGATTGGGATGGGCTGCGATCATTTGGTTTTTCAACCGGGCTTTCGTGGGAGTGAATGTGATAACGGTGGTTTACCGCCCGGTGCGCTGGCTGGCGGGGCACACATTCTCACTATACCTGTATCATGCGCCGCTGGTGATTTTGGCGTCGGCAATGTTTCCTCCTTTCACCGTGAAGGGAGCTGAGTGGGTACCGATCATGGTGATCTTGATCGTGGTGTATATTATGGGTGCGGTGACTGAGTCGCAGCGTCATCGCTGGGAGGCGTTGTTTGGGTGGATTTGGGATCGGTTGATTAAGCGGGGCTCGAGTATTTCGCAGCCTGTCGATCAACCGCTGACTGGCTGA